One stretch of Kogia breviceps isolate mKogBre1 chromosome 18, mKogBre1 haplotype 1, whole genome shotgun sequence DNA includes these proteins:
- the LOC131744820 gene encoding zinc finger protein 772-like isoform X1, producing the protein MAAAVLTDPEQGKVNFEDVFVYFSQEEWGLLDEAQRLLYREVMLENFALMASLGYASSMFHGVAPLELDSEPWLSEWADMTPAMTREAQGGGGPGCSHGMEEEEIHFEQSVSVKGVSQVMIPKTIPSSQKAHPCETCGPILKDVLYLAEHQETHPGQKPYICVACGKQLWFSANLHHQKQHSGEKPCRRDEGRAFLVNGCSVQSLDMHFTTGEGCKDFPASSSMFQHHALLSKWKPQSNTKYAEAFHSGQRHYKCNECGKAFSRKDSLVQHQRVHTGERPYECSECGKTFSRKPILAQHQRIHTGEMPYECGICGKVFNHSSNLIVHQRVHTGARPYKCSECGKAYSHKSTLVQHESIHTGERPYECSECGKYFGHKYRLIKHWSVHTGARPYECIACGKFFSQSSDLIAHQRVHNGEKPYVCSECGKAFSHKHVLVQHHRIHTGERPYKCSECGKAFRQRASLIRHWKVHAGERP; encoded by the exons GGGAAAGTGAACTTTGAGGACGTGTTCGTGTACTTCTCCCAGGAGGAGTGGGGGCTCCTTGATGAGGCTCAGAGGCTCCTGTACCGCGAAGTGATGCTGGAGAACTTTGCCCTTATGGCCTCATTGG GATATGCATCTTCCATGTTCCATGGGGTTGCCCCACTGGAGCTGGACAGTGAGCCCTGGCTATCTGAGTGGGCCGACATGACTCCAGCCATGACCAGAGAGGCTCAGGGTGGGGGTGGCCCTG GTTGTTCGCATggaatggaggaggaggagatacaTTTTGAGCAGAGCGTTTCTGTAAAAGGAGTGTCACAGGTCATGATTCCTAAGACGATTCCGTCTTCCCAGAAGGCCCACCCCTGTGAGACATGTGGCCCGATCTTGAAAGATGTTTTGTACTTGGCTGAGCACCAGGAAACACACCCTGGGCAAAAACCATACAtatgtgtggcatgtgggaaacAACTCTGGTTCAGTGCAAACCTTCACCACCAGAAGCAGCACAGTGGAGAGAAACCCTGCAGAAGGGATGAGGGTAGGGCCTTTCTTGTGAATGGCTGCTCTGTCCAGTCATTGGACATGCACTTTACCACAGGGGAGGGTTGTAAGGACTTCCCAGCTAGCTCAAGCATGTTCCAGCACCATGCCCTTCTTAGTAAGTGGAAGCCACAAAGTAATACCAAGTATGCAGAGGCCTTTCACAGTGGACAAAGGCATTACAAGtgcaatgaatgtgggaaagccttcagccGCAAAGACTCACTTGTTCAGCACcagagagttcacactggagaaaggccttatgagtgcagtgagTGTGGGAAAACTTTCAGCCGCAAACCCATACTTGCGCAGCACCAGAGGATCCACACTGGAGAAATGCCTTACGAGTGTGGCATATGTGGAAAAGTTTTTAATCATAGCTCTAACCTTATTGTACACCAGAGAGTCCATACTGGAGCAAGGCCTTAcaaatgcagtgaatgtgggaaagcctacAGTCACAAATCCACACTTGTTCAGCATGAGAGTATCCatactggagaaaggccttatgagtgcagcGAATGTGGGAAATACTTTGGTCACAAATACAGACTCATTAAGCACTGGAGCGTTCATACTGGGGCAAGGCCTTATGAGTGCATTGCATGTGGGAAGTTCTTCAGCCAAAGTTCCGACCTTATTGCACACCAGAGAGTTCACAATGGCGAAAAGCCGTATGTGTGCAGTGAGTGTGGAAAAGCCTTTAGCCACAAACATGTGCTTGTTCAGCACCATAGAATCCACACTGGAGAAAGACCGTATAAGTGCAGTGagtgtgggaaggccttcagGCAAAGGGCTTCCCTCATCAGACACTGGAAAGTTCATGCTGGAGAAAGGCCTTAG
- the LOC131744820 gene encoding zinc finger protein 772-like isoform X2 translates to MAAAVLTDPEQGKVNFEDVFVYFSQEEWGLLDEAQRLLYREVMLENFALMASLGCSHGMEEEEIHFEQSVSVKGVSQVMIPKTIPSSQKAHPCETCGPILKDVLYLAEHQETHPGQKPYICVACGKQLWFSANLHHQKQHSGEKPCRRDEGRAFLVNGCSVQSLDMHFTTGEGCKDFPASSSMFQHHALLSKWKPQSNTKYAEAFHSGQRHYKCNECGKAFSRKDSLVQHQRVHTGERPYECSECGKTFSRKPILAQHQRIHTGEMPYECGICGKVFNHSSNLIVHQRVHTGARPYKCSECGKAYSHKSTLVQHESIHTGERPYECSECGKYFGHKYRLIKHWSVHTGARPYECIACGKFFSQSSDLIAHQRVHNGEKPYVCSECGKAFSHKHVLVQHHRIHTGERPYKCSECGKAFRQRASLIRHWKVHAGERP, encoded by the exons GGGAAAGTGAACTTTGAGGACGTGTTCGTGTACTTCTCCCAGGAGGAGTGGGGGCTCCTTGATGAGGCTCAGAGGCTCCTGTACCGCGAAGTGATGCTGGAGAACTTTGCCCTTATGGCCTCATTGG GTTGTTCGCATggaatggaggaggaggagatacaTTTTGAGCAGAGCGTTTCTGTAAAAGGAGTGTCACAGGTCATGATTCCTAAGACGATTCCGTCTTCCCAGAAGGCCCACCCCTGTGAGACATGTGGCCCGATCTTGAAAGATGTTTTGTACTTGGCTGAGCACCAGGAAACACACCCTGGGCAAAAACCATACAtatgtgtggcatgtgggaaacAACTCTGGTTCAGTGCAAACCTTCACCACCAGAAGCAGCACAGTGGAGAGAAACCCTGCAGAAGGGATGAGGGTAGGGCCTTTCTTGTGAATGGCTGCTCTGTCCAGTCATTGGACATGCACTTTACCACAGGGGAGGGTTGTAAGGACTTCCCAGCTAGCTCAAGCATGTTCCAGCACCATGCCCTTCTTAGTAAGTGGAAGCCACAAAGTAATACCAAGTATGCAGAGGCCTTTCACAGTGGACAAAGGCATTACAAGtgcaatgaatgtgggaaagccttcagccGCAAAGACTCACTTGTTCAGCACcagagagttcacactggagaaaggccttatgagtgcagtgagTGTGGGAAAACTTTCAGCCGCAAACCCATACTTGCGCAGCACCAGAGGATCCACACTGGAGAAATGCCTTACGAGTGTGGCATATGTGGAAAAGTTTTTAATCATAGCTCTAACCTTATTGTACACCAGAGAGTCCATACTGGAGCAAGGCCTTAcaaatgcagtgaatgtgggaaagcctacAGTCACAAATCCACACTTGTTCAGCATGAGAGTATCCatactggagaaaggccttatgagtgcagcGAATGTGGGAAATACTTTGGTCACAAATACAGACTCATTAAGCACTGGAGCGTTCATACTGGGGCAAGGCCTTATGAGTGCATTGCATGTGGGAAGTTCTTCAGCCAAAGTTCCGACCTTATTGCACACCAGAGAGTTCACAATGGCGAAAAGCCGTATGTGTGCAGTGAGTGTGGAAAAGCCTTTAGCCACAAACATGTGCTTGTTCAGCACCATAGAATCCACACTGGAGAAAGACCGTATAAGTGCAGTGagtgtgggaaggccttcagGCAAAGGGCTTCCCTCATCAGACACTGGAAAGTTCATGCTGGAGAAAGGCCTTAG
- the LOC131744820 gene encoding zinc finger protein 772-like isoform X3 → MEEEEIHFEQSVSVKGVSQVMIPKTIPSSQKAHPCETCGPILKDVLYLAEHQETHPGQKPYICVACGKQLWFSANLHHQKQHSGEKPCRRDEGRAFLVNGCSVQSLDMHFTTGEGCKDFPASSSMFQHHALLSKWKPQSNTKYAEAFHSGQRHYKCNECGKAFSRKDSLVQHQRVHTGERPYECSECGKTFSRKPILAQHQRIHTGEMPYECGICGKVFNHSSNLIVHQRVHTGARPYKCSECGKAYSHKSTLVQHESIHTGERPYECSECGKYFGHKYRLIKHWSVHTGARPYECIACGKFFSQSSDLIAHQRVHNGEKPYVCSECGKAFSHKHVLVQHHRIHTGERPYKCSECGKAFRQRASLIRHWKVHAGERP, encoded by the coding sequence atggaggaggaggagatacaTTTTGAGCAGAGCGTTTCTGTAAAAGGAGTGTCACAGGTCATGATTCCTAAGACGATTCCGTCTTCCCAGAAGGCCCACCCCTGTGAGACATGTGGCCCGATCTTGAAAGATGTTTTGTACTTGGCTGAGCACCAGGAAACACACCCTGGGCAAAAACCATACAtatgtgtggcatgtgggaaacAACTCTGGTTCAGTGCAAACCTTCACCACCAGAAGCAGCACAGTGGAGAGAAACCCTGCAGAAGGGATGAGGGTAGGGCCTTTCTTGTGAATGGCTGCTCTGTCCAGTCATTGGACATGCACTTTACCACAGGGGAGGGTTGTAAGGACTTCCCAGCTAGCTCAAGCATGTTCCAGCACCATGCCCTTCTTAGTAAGTGGAAGCCACAAAGTAATACCAAGTATGCAGAGGCCTTTCACAGTGGACAAAGGCATTACAAGtgcaatgaatgtgggaaagccttcagccGCAAAGACTCACTTGTTCAGCACcagagagttcacactggagaaaggccttatgagtgcagtgagTGTGGGAAAACTTTCAGCCGCAAACCCATACTTGCGCAGCACCAGAGGATCCACACTGGAGAAATGCCTTACGAGTGTGGCATATGTGGAAAAGTTTTTAATCATAGCTCTAACCTTATTGTACACCAGAGAGTCCATACTGGAGCAAGGCCTTAcaaatgcagtgaatgtgggaaagcctacAGTCACAAATCCACACTTGTTCAGCATGAGAGTATCCatactggagaaaggccttatgagtgcagcGAATGTGGGAAATACTTTGGTCACAAATACAGACTCATTAAGCACTGGAGCGTTCATACTGGGGCAAGGCCTTATGAGTGCATTGCATGTGGGAAGTTCTTCAGCCAAAGTTCCGACCTTATTGCACACCAGAGAGTTCACAATGGCGAAAAGCCGTATGTGTGCAGTGAGTGTGGAAAAGCCTTTAGCCACAAACATGTGCTTGTTCAGCACCATAGAATCCACACTGGAGAAAGACCGTATAAGTGCAGTGagtgtgggaaggccttcagGCAAAGGGCTTCCCTCATCAGACACTGGAAAGTTCATGCTGGAGAAAGGCCTTAG